Proteins from one Catenuloplanes atrovinosus genomic window:
- the dusB gene encoding tRNA dihydrouridine synthase DusB, translating to MTLTLGRYPVDPPVVLAPMAGITNVAFRRLCREQGAGIYVCEMITTIALAHRNPKTERMIEFGPEENPRSMQLYGVDPEITARAVRRIVDEDLADHVDLNFGCSVRKITSKGGGAAIPYKRKLFGAIVKAAVDAAAPAGIPVTVKMRKGIDDEHLTYVEAGLIAQEAGARWVALHARTAAQRYSGTADWAAIARLKEALDVPVLGNGDIWEADDALRMMRETGCDGVVVGRGCLGRPWLFADLAAAFAGRPDRVMPSLGEVAQVMRRHAELLSDWYGLERDGVTDFRKHVAWYLKGFPVGTEIRRSLAMASSLMELDDLLGKLDHDAPFPVEALGQPRGRTNSPARVILPHGWLDDREDAAVPQGAELDDSGG from the coding sequence GTGACGCTTACGCTGGGCCGCTACCCCGTCGACCCGCCCGTCGTGCTCGCGCCGATGGCCGGGATCACGAACGTGGCCTTCCGCCGGCTCTGCCGCGAGCAGGGCGCGGGGATCTACGTGTGCGAGATGATCACGACGATCGCGCTGGCGCACCGGAACCCGAAGACCGAGCGGATGATCGAGTTCGGGCCGGAGGAGAACCCGCGGAGCATGCAGCTCTACGGCGTGGACCCGGAGATCACGGCGCGCGCGGTGCGGCGGATCGTGGACGAGGACCTGGCCGACCACGTCGACCTCAACTTCGGGTGCAGCGTCCGCAAGATCACCAGCAAGGGCGGTGGGGCGGCGATCCCGTACAAGCGAAAGCTGTTCGGCGCGATCGTGAAGGCCGCGGTGGACGCCGCCGCGCCGGCCGGCATCCCGGTCACCGTGAAGATGCGCAAGGGCATCGACGACGAGCACCTGACGTACGTCGAGGCCGGGCTGATCGCGCAGGAGGCCGGCGCGCGCTGGGTGGCGCTGCACGCGCGCACCGCCGCGCAGCGCTACTCCGGCACCGCGGACTGGGCGGCGATCGCCCGGCTCAAGGAGGCGCTGGACGTGCCGGTGCTCGGCAACGGCGACATCTGGGAGGCCGACGACGCGCTCCGGATGATGCGCGAGACCGGCTGCGACGGCGTGGTGGTCGGCCGCGGCTGCCTCGGCCGCCCGTGGCTCTTCGCCGACCTGGCCGCCGCGTTCGCCGGCCGCCCGGACCGGGTGATGCCCTCGCTCGGCGAGGTCGCGCAGGTCATGCGCCGCCACGCCGAACTGCTGTCCGACTGGTACGGCCTGGAGCGCGACGGCGTCACCGACTTCCGCAAGCACGTCGCCTGGTACCTGAAGGGCTTCCCGGTCGGTACGGAGATCCGCCGCTCGCTCGCCATGGCGTCCTCGCTGATGGAGCTCGACGACCTGCTCGGCAAGCTCGACCACGACGCCCCGTTCCCGGTCGAGGCGCTCGGCCAGCCCCGCGGCCGCACCAACTCCCCGGCCCGCGTCATCCTCCCGCACGGCTGGCTCGACGACCGCGAGGACGCCGCCGTCCCCCAGGGCGCCGAACTCGACGACTCCGGCGGCTGA
- a CDS encoding roadblock/LC7 domain-containing protein has product METDRAVLAELARLRSRLPDLSATVIAGVDGMLLAYDAPGLQPETIAALAAANLGLTQRFAQTVGHGDLRETMIESSGGYVAIYAAGVRTLLAVLARPSANVARIHHEARRTARRLGELLDPVETRPPAQTAQVIPVEGQVPLAKRTPMAALQSSVPGQRAG; this is encoded by the coding sequence GTGGAAACCGACCGGGCGGTGCTGGCCGAGCTCGCCAGGCTTCGCAGCCGGCTGCCCGATCTGTCGGCCACCGTGATCGCCGGCGTCGACGGGATGCTGCTCGCGTACGACGCCCCCGGGCTCCAGCCGGAGACGATCGCCGCGCTCGCCGCGGCGAACCTCGGCCTGACGCAGCGCTTCGCCCAGACCGTGGGCCACGGCGACCTGCGCGAAACCATGATCGAATCATCCGGCGGGTACGTGGCGATCTACGCCGCCGGAGTCCGCACGCTGCTCGCCGTGCTCGCCAGGCCGAGCGCGAACGTGGCACGCATCCACCACGAGGCGCGGCGCACCGCGCGACGCCTCGGTGAGCTGCTCGACCCGGTGGAGACGCGACCGCCGGCGCAGACCGCGCAGGTCATCCCGGTCGAGGGCCAGGTGCCCCTGGCAAAGCGCACGCCGATGGCCGCGCTGCAGTCGAGCGTTCCCGGCCAGCGCGCCGGATAA
- a CDS encoding peptide-N4-asparagine amidase, giving the protein MYRFGLRTVVALVVAATAMTVMPGPASGADPVPPTFGSDWDDPVTAAPPVERPPGRSCTTRIVDTEFRDFTPFTGTFTPPAACRGPWRKVVLTLRGAVAGRQYDRLGYLSVGGVTIFKHSTPQPSPDGIAWTVDKDVTGYAPLLSTPQPVEMLIGNVVDDTYTGVLDVTVDLTFHPGRAPAGGPDRVIGLADQRQEGTGLTGDLTVPRNSERLVAEVYATGSGGGCEEYWYLTTPPGTDYSCPADSGPYREVQIRVDGVLAGVAAPFPHVYTGGWSNPFLWYTVPAPRAFDIRPIRYDLTPFAGLLTDGRAHRVQVSVLGVPAGRPGWDVPTAILAWQDPHRARVTGALTTVAEGPPAASSVADGRTVPTTGRHSLTTSGYVDTSHGRVTTTVTRTVTNDSVHTWTEGESADALEATWTDTDGVTTRTGRGHPTTVRTERRYGMDGTTTLAPDSRLTTEITLTDAAVTTGAPGGPVRFTDTYTGVASYLTTVPRPERQGRASTRERYTLTTPHSHYDRTVATEQGRAVRP; this is encoded by the coding sequence GTGTATCGATTCGGACTGAGGACCGTCGTGGCGCTGGTGGTCGCGGCGACGGCGATGACGGTCATGCCGGGCCCGGCGAGCGGGGCGGACCCGGTCCCGCCGACATTCGGTTCGGACTGGGACGATCCGGTCACCGCGGCGCCGCCGGTCGAGCGCCCGCCCGGCCGGTCCTGCACCACCCGGATCGTGGACACCGAGTTCCGCGACTTCACGCCGTTCACCGGCACGTTCACGCCGCCGGCGGCCTGCCGCGGGCCCTGGCGGAAGGTGGTGCTCACGCTGCGTGGCGCGGTCGCCGGCCGCCAGTACGACCGGCTCGGCTACCTGAGCGTGGGCGGGGTCACGATCTTCAAGCACTCGACGCCGCAGCCCAGCCCGGACGGCATCGCGTGGACCGTGGACAAGGACGTGACCGGCTACGCGCCGCTGCTGAGCACGCCGCAGCCGGTCGAGATGCTGATCGGGAACGTGGTCGACGACACGTACACCGGTGTCCTGGACGTGACCGTGGACCTGACCTTCCATCCGGGCCGCGCGCCGGCGGGCGGCCCCGACCGGGTCATCGGCCTGGCCGACCAGCGCCAGGAGGGTACGGGCCTGACAGGTGACCTGACCGTGCCGCGCAACTCCGAGCGGCTGGTCGCGGAGGTCTACGCGACCGGCTCCGGCGGCGGGTGCGAGGAGTACTGGTACCTGACCACGCCGCCCGGCACCGACTACTCCTGCCCGGCGGACTCCGGCCCGTACCGCGAGGTGCAGATCCGGGTCGACGGTGTGCTCGCGGGCGTGGCCGCGCCGTTCCCGCACGTCTACACGGGCGGCTGGTCCAACCCGTTCCTCTGGTACACCGTGCCCGCGCCGCGCGCGTTCGACATCCGGCCGATCCGCTACGACCTGACGCCGTTCGCCGGGCTGCTCACCGACGGCCGCGCGCACCGCGTCCAGGTGTCCGTGCTCGGCGTGCCCGCCGGCCGGCCCGGCTGGGACGTGCCCACCGCGATCCTGGCCTGGCAGGACCCGCACCGCGCCCGGGTCACCGGCGCGCTCACCACGGTCGCGGAGGGCCCGCCGGCCGCGAGTTCCGTCGCGGACGGCCGCACCGTGCCCACCACCGGCCGGCACAGCCTCACCACCAGCGGGTACGTCGACACCTCGCACGGTCGCGTCACCACCACGGTGACCCGCACGGTCACCAACGACTCCGTGCACACCTGGACCGAGGGCGAGTCGGCCGACGCGCTCGAGGCCACCTGGACCGACACCGACGGCGTGACCACCCGCACCGGGCGCGGGCACCCCACGACCGTGCGGACCGAGCGCCGGTACGGCATGGACGGCACCACCACGCTCGCCCCCGACAGCCGCCTGACCACCGAGATCACGCTCACCGACGCCGCCGTGACCACCGGCGCGCCGGGCGGCCCGGTCCGGTTCACCGACACGTACACCGGCGTCGCCTCGTACCTCACCACCGTCCCCCGCCCCGAGCGCCAGGGCCGCGCCTCCACCCGCGAGCGCTACACGCTGACCACCCCGCACTCCCACTACGACCGCACGGTCGCGACCGAACAGGGCCGCGCGGTCCGGCCCTGA
- the ppdK gene encoding pyruvate, phosphate dikinase: MRYVYAFEEGNKDLKDLLGGKGANLAEMTNLGLPVPPGFTITTEACRAYLHDKRLPDGLDEQIDARLTALEERIGRRLGDAADPLLVSVRSGAKFSMPGMMETVLNVGLNDESVHGLAAQGGERFAWDSYRRLIQMFGATVCDVPAADFAAALDELKHRRGTRDDLGLDADDLRTLVGTYKKVFAEHTGRDFPQEPREQLRLAILAVFDSWNADRAVLYRRQERIPADLGTAVNVVAMVFGNLGPDSGTGVAFTRDPGTGAQGVYGDYLANAQGEDVVAGIRNTVPLQELERLDKTSYDELLRIMARLEEHYRDLCDIEFTVERGKLWMLQTRVGKRTAAAAFTIAAQLVDEGVIDLDEAVRRVSGAQLGQLMFPRFDLSGAREELTRAVGASPGAAVGAAVFDARRAIELAERGEAVILVRRETNPDDLGGMIAAQGILTSRGGKTSHAAVVARGMGKTCVCGADDLEVGTDSFTVNGRRIAEGDTISIDGTTGRVYAGQVPVEPSSVVRYFEGTFEGDDPLVTAVDRLMRHADSRRRLRIRANADTGGDAARARRFGAEGIGLCRTEHMFLGDRRELVEKLILAEGLPEREAALAALLPLQRADFVELFRAMDDLPVTVRLIDPPLHEFLPSLTDLAVRVAVAGERGEDAGRERQLLAAVQRMHEQNPMLGLRGVRLGLVVPGLFAMQVRAIAEAAVEVTRAGGTARPEIMVPLVGAVQELETVRAEAERILADVIGDSGVAVAIGTMIEVPRAALTAGQLAEAAEFFSFGTNDLTQMAWGFSRDDVEGAFFWRYLELGIFGISPFESLDADGVGRLVRIASEEGRAARPGLKIGVCGEHGGDPDSVHFFHQVGLDYVSCSPFRVPIARLEAGRAAI; the protein is encoded by the coding sequence ATGCGGTACGTCTACGCCTTCGAAGAGGGCAACAAGGACCTCAAGGACCTGCTGGGCGGCAAGGGGGCCAACCTGGCCGAGATGACGAATCTCGGCCTGCCGGTCCCGCCCGGGTTCACCATCACCACCGAGGCCTGCCGGGCCTACCTGCACGACAAGCGGCTGCCGGACGGCCTGGACGAGCAGATCGACGCGCGGCTGACCGCGCTGGAGGAGCGGATCGGACGCCGGCTGGGCGACGCCGCGGACCCGCTGCTCGTCTCCGTCCGGTCCGGCGCGAAGTTCTCCATGCCGGGCATGATGGAGACCGTCCTGAACGTGGGGCTCAACGACGAGAGCGTGCACGGGCTGGCGGCGCAGGGCGGCGAGCGGTTCGCCTGGGACTCGTACCGCCGATTGATCCAGATGTTCGGCGCCACCGTCTGCGACGTGCCGGCGGCGGACTTCGCCGCCGCGCTGGACGAGCTCAAACACCGCAGGGGTACGCGGGACGACCTCGGCCTGGACGCGGACGACCTGCGGACGCTGGTCGGCACGTACAAGAAGGTGTTCGCGGAGCACACCGGCCGGGACTTCCCGCAGGAGCCGCGCGAGCAACTGCGGCTGGCGATCCTCGCGGTCTTCGACTCGTGGAACGCGGACCGCGCGGTGCTCTACCGGCGGCAGGAGCGCATCCCGGCCGACCTGGGCACCGCGGTCAACGTGGTGGCGATGGTCTTCGGCAACCTCGGCCCGGACTCCGGCACCGGCGTGGCGTTCACCCGCGACCCGGGCACCGGCGCGCAGGGCGTCTACGGCGACTACCTGGCGAACGCGCAGGGTGAGGACGTGGTCGCCGGCATCCGCAACACCGTACCGCTGCAGGAGCTGGAACGGCTGGACAAGACCTCCTACGACGAGCTGCTGCGGATCATGGCGCGGCTGGAAGAGCACTACCGCGACCTGTGCGACATCGAGTTCACGGTGGAGCGCGGCAAGCTGTGGATGTTGCAGACCCGGGTCGGCAAGCGCACGGCCGCGGCGGCGTTCACGATCGCGGCCCAGCTGGTCGACGAGGGCGTGATCGACCTGGACGAGGCGGTCCGCCGGGTCTCCGGCGCGCAGCTCGGCCAGCTGATGTTTCCCCGGTTCGACCTCTCCGGCGCGCGCGAGGAACTGACCCGCGCGGTCGGCGCGTCACCCGGCGCCGCGGTCGGCGCCGCGGTGTTCGACGCGCGGCGCGCGATCGAGCTGGCCGAGCGCGGCGAGGCGGTGATCCTGGTCCGCCGCGAGACGAACCCGGACGACCTGGGCGGCATGATCGCGGCACAGGGCATCCTCACCTCGCGCGGCGGCAAGACCAGCCACGCGGCCGTGGTGGCGCGCGGCATGGGCAAGACGTGCGTGTGCGGCGCGGACGACCTGGAGGTGGGCACGGACTCGTTCACCGTCAACGGCCGGCGGATCGCCGAGGGGGACACGATCTCCATCGACGGTACGACCGGGCGCGTCTACGCCGGCCAGGTGCCGGTCGAACCGTCCTCCGTGGTGCGGTACTTCGAGGGCACGTTCGAGGGGGACGACCCGCTGGTCACGGCCGTGGACCGGCTGATGCGGCACGCGGACTCGCGGCGGCGGCTGCGGATCAGGGCCAACGCGGACACCGGCGGGGACGCGGCCCGGGCCCGGCGGTTCGGCGCGGAGGGGATCGGGCTGTGCCGTACCGAGCACATGTTCCTCGGCGACCGGCGCGAGCTGGTGGAGAAGCTGATCCTGGCCGAAGGGCTGCCGGAGCGGGAGGCCGCGCTGGCCGCGCTGCTGCCGTTGCAGCGCGCGGACTTCGTCGAGCTGTTCCGCGCCATGGACGATCTCCCGGTCACGGTCCGGCTGATCGACCCGCCGCTGCACGAGTTCCTGCCGTCGCTGACCGACCTCGCGGTGCGCGTCGCGGTCGCGGGGGAGCGCGGCGAGGACGCCGGCCGGGAGCGGCAACTGCTCGCGGCCGTGCAGCGCATGCACGAGCAGAACCCGATGCTGGGGCTGCGTGGCGTACGGCTGGGGCTGGTCGTGCCCGGCCTGTTCGCCATGCAGGTGCGCGCCATCGCGGAGGCCGCGGTCGAGGTCACCCGCGCCGGCGGCACCGCGCGCCCGGAGATCATGGTGCCGCTGGTCGGCGCCGTGCAGGAGCTGGAGACGGTACGGGCGGAGGCCGAGCGGATCCTGGCCGACGTGATCGGCGACAGCGGCGTGGCGGTGGCGATCGGCACCATGATCGAGGTGCCGCGCGCCGCGCTCACCGCGGGCCAGCTCGCGGAGGCGGCCGAGTTCTTCTCGTTCGGCACCAACGACCTGACGCAGATGGCCTGGGGCTTCTCCCGCGACGACGTGGAGGGCGCGTTCTTCTGGCGCTACCTGGAGCTGGGCATCTTCGGCATCTCGCCGTTCGAGTCGCTGGACGCCGACGGCGTGGGCCGGCTGGTCCGGATCGCGTCCGAGGAGGGCCGGGCCGCGCGGCCGGGCCTGAAGATCGGCGTCTGCGGCGAGCACGGCGGCGACCCGGACTCCGTGCACTTCTTCCACCAGGTGGGGCTGGACTACGTGTCGTGCTCGCCGTTCCGGGTGCCGATCGCCCGGCTGGAGGCGGGGCGCGCGGCGATCTGA
- the add gene encoding adenosine deaminase: protein MLFDLHRHLEGTLRVATTRELAARDGHPLASAHDLDDLLVARGPLGGLVPFLAKVDAAPAAFSRPGDWQRAARECVADAAAEGLDYLEIRFSPWFIRQETGLAPEAVIDAVADGVRAASAETGVRTALIGILLRDLGPERGLEQVATLLSRRADFHAVDLAGNEGGVPAADFAPAFARARDAGLRVTVHAGEGAGPESVWAAVRHLGAERIGHGVRSVEDPALLDHLAARGITLEVALTSNLHTSVAPSYAAHPIRRLLAAGVPVALATDDPRASATTLPAEYEAARTRVGLTDAELTRIAETARAAAFAWP, encoded by the coding sequence ATGCTTTTCGATCTTCATCGTCATCTCGAGGGGACGCTCCGCGTCGCCACCACCCGCGAACTCGCGGCACGGGACGGGCACCCGCTCGCGTCCGCGCACGACCTTGACGACCTGCTGGTCGCGCGCGGTCCGCTCGGCGGCCTGGTGCCGTTCCTGGCCAAGGTGGACGCGGCGCCCGCGGCGTTCTCCCGGCCCGGGGACTGGCAGCGCGCCGCGCGCGAGTGCGTGGCCGACGCGGCCGCCGAGGGCCTGGACTACCTGGAGATCCGGTTCTCGCCGTGGTTCATCCGGCAGGAGACCGGGCTGGCGCCGGAGGCGGTGATCGACGCGGTCGCGGACGGCGTGCGCGCCGCGTCCGCCGAGACCGGCGTGCGTACCGCGCTGATCGGCATCCTGCTGCGCGACCTCGGCCCGGAGCGCGGGCTGGAGCAGGTGGCGACGCTGCTGTCCCGGCGCGCCGACTTCCACGCGGTCGACCTGGCCGGGAACGAGGGCGGCGTGCCGGCCGCCGACTTCGCGCCCGCGTTCGCCCGGGCCCGCGACGCCGGGCTGCGCGTCACCGTGCACGCGGGCGAGGGCGCCGGCCCGGAGAGCGTGTGGGCCGCGGTGCGGCACCTCGGCGCGGAGCGGATCGGGCACGGCGTCCGGTCCGTCGAGGACCCGGCGCTGCTGGACCACCTGGCCGCGCGCGGCATCACGCTCGAGGTGGCACTGACCAGCAACCTGCACACCAGCGTGGCGCCGAGCTACGCGGCACACCCGATCCGGCGGCTGCTGGCCGCGGGCGTGCCGGTCGCGCTGGCCACGGACGACCCGCGCGCGTCCGCGACCACGCTGCCCGCCGAGTACGAGGCGGCGCGCACCCGGGTGGGACTCACCGACGCCGAACTGACCCGGATCGCGGAGACCGCCCGGGCCGCCGCGTTCGCCTGGCCCTAA
- a CDS encoding helix-turn-helix domain-containing protein — protein MQLGARLRGLRIAADVTREAAGYSIRASESKISRMELGRVGFKERDVTDLLALYGVPEQDRTELLALAREANRPGWWQAYSDVLPAWFLNYLDLEQAAELIRSYEIQFVPGLLQTEAYARAVIAIGHGRRQKREIDRRVELRMARQTMLTRPGGPRLWAVLDEAVLLRPMGGRAIHREQLEALLKLIEAPSVQLQVVPFSAGGHAAAGGAFSILRFAHEEVPDVVFLEQLTGGLYLDRQEDVDQYAAAAGRLFIEATTPERTADVIHRALRQL, from the coding sequence ATGCAGCTCGGCGCGCGCCTGCGCGGCCTGCGGATCGCCGCCGACGTCACCCGCGAGGCCGCGGGCTACTCGATCCGCGCGTCCGAATCGAAGATCAGCCGGATGGAGCTGGGCCGGGTCGGCTTCAAGGAGCGCGACGTCACCGACCTGCTCGCGCTCTACGGCGTGCCGGAGCAGGACCGCACCGAACTGCTGGCGCTGGCCCGGGAGGCGAACCGGCCGGGCTGGTGGCAGGCGTACTCGGACGTGCTGCCCGCCTGGTTCCTCAACTACCTCGACCTGGAGCAGGCGGCGGAGCTGATCCGCAGCTACGAGATCCAGTTCGTGCCGGGTCTGCTGCAGACCGAGGCGTACGCGCGGGCGGTGATCGCCATCGGCCACGGCCGGCGCCAGAAGCGGGAGATCGACCGGCGCGTCGAGCTGCGGATGGCCCGGCAGACCATGCTCACCCGGCCCGGCGGCCCACGGCTGTGGGCGGTGCTCGACGAGGCGGTGCTGCTGCGCCCGATGGGTGGCCGCGCGATCCACCGCGAGCAGTTGGAGGCGCTGCTGAAGCTGATAGAGGCACCGAGCGTGCAACTTCAGGTGGTGCCGTTCAGCGCGGGCGGGCACGCGGCGGCCGGCGGCGCGTTCAGCATCCTGCGGTTCGCCCACGAGGAGGTGCCGGACGTGGTGTTCCTGGAGCAGTTGACCGGCGGCCTCTACCTGGACCGGCAGGAGGACGTGGACCAGTACGCGGCCGCGGCCGGCCGGCTGTTCATCGAGGCGACCACGCCGGAGCGCACGGCGGACGTCATCCACCGCGCGCTCCGCCAGCTTTAG
- a CDS encoding SAM-dependent methyltransferase, with the protein MDTSAPQTARIWNYLLGGTDNFEADRAVGDEILANLPQLAENARLSRAYLARVTRWLTAEAGVRQFLDIGTGLPTAENTHTVAQSVAPDARIVYVDHDPMVQAQARSLLTSTPEGATAYLHADLRDPGTILAEAAKTLDLTRPVALYLMGVLGHVESDDEAKALIDTYLGALPSGSYFAMYDGSDTSPENTEAVRIWNLSANPTYHLRTPERFAALFAGLELVEPGIVPVTRWRPESDAPPIDQYGAVGRKP; encoded by the coding sequence GTGGACACGTCGGCACCGCAGACGGCCAGGATCTGGAACTATCTGCTCGGCGGCACGGACAACTTCGAGGCCGACCGCGCGGTGGGCGACGAGATCCTGGCGAACCTGCCGCAGCTCGCGGAGAACGCGCGGCTCTCCCGCGCCTACCTGGCCCGGGTCACGCGCTGGCTGACGGCGGAGGCGGGCGTCCGGCAGTTCCTGGACATCGGCACCGGGCTGCCCACCGCGGAGAACACGCACACGGTCGCGCAGTCGGTGGCGCCGGACGCGCGGATCGTCTATGTCGACCACGACCCGATGGTGCAGGCGCAGGCGCGGAGCCTGCTGACCAGCACGCCCGAGGGCGCCACGGCGTACCTGCACGCGGACCTGCGCGACCCCGGAACGATCCTGGCCGAGGCCGCGAAGACGCTCGACCTGACGCGGCCGGTGGCGCTGTACCTGATGGGCGTGCTCGGCCACGTGGAGAGCGACGACGAGGCCAAGGCGCTCATCGACACGTACTTGGGAGCGCTTCCGTCCGGCAGCTACTTCGCCATGTACGACGGCAGCGACACCAGCCCGGAGAACACCGAGGCCGTCCGGATCTGGAATCTCTCGGCGAACCCGACATACCACCTGCGCACGCCGGAGCGGTTCGCCGCGCTCTTCGCCGGCCTGGAGCTGGTCGAGCCCGGCATCGTGCCCGTCACCCGGTGGAGGCCGGAGTCGGACGCGCCCCCGATCGACCAGTACGGCGCGGTCGGCCGTAAGCCGTAA
- a CDS encoding DUF4388 domain-containing protein gives MKPARAAKATLPRRALSQLVNAGETGALHVDGDPGGVIYLTKGQVGYAESPAAPGPGELLTASGRLAARTWESAVASGKDAHRVGRLLVEQGHLTEGELELCVLGVIYDAAYFVLQPAAVPVRFEAGERHWLGPVCRVDADVLARETTRRRRLLDEVFESSTLDTAPVRPVARPPVERVVLSALQYELLIAADGERTPPTLARLLGRAGYVTLQQVRELAAAGLIMTPPEERAPGGRAAARRGGGDPKATVVAKTPAGTAAPGGAGAPAGAGAPAGAGAPRAAVPAASETARVATAAIVIPPPTVEEPTVRLTPREPFRPRKPATSREPHTQCEPHTQREPATPREPATPREPATPETAGPPADTARVPAEVARTAPGTARPPAETSGPAADTVRLPRKGGGRRRAGNRAAAAAAVPTEGLPRRSPGEQMPSGAGDVRTAPDGGPLRGDAPDEALLTRIRSALKALR, from the coding sequence GTGAAGCCCGCCCGTGCCGCCAAGGCGACCCTGCCCCGCCGGGCGCTGAGTCAGCTCGTCAACGCCGGTGAGACCGGCGCGCTGCACGTCGACGGCGACCCCGGCGGCGTGATCTACCTGACGAAGGGGCAGGTGGGCTACGCCGAGTCGCCGGCCGCGCCGGGGCCCGGCGAGCTGCTGACCGCGTCCGGCCGGCTCGCGGCCCGCACGTGGGAATCCGCGGTCGCCTCGGGAAAAGACGCACACCGTGTCGGTCGCCTGCTCGTGGAACAGGGGCACCTTACGGAAGGCGAGCTTGAGCTCTGTGTTCTTGGGGTGATCTATGACGCGGCGTACTTCGTGCTGCAACCGGCGGCCGTGCCCGTCCGGTTCGAGGCGGGCGAACGGCACTGGCTCGGCCCGGTCTGCCGAGTGGACGCGGACGTGCTGGCTCGGGAGACGACGCGACGGCGGCGCCTCCTCGACGAGGTCTTCGAGTCGTCCACGCTGGACACGGCGCCGGTTCGGCCGGTCGCCCGGCCGCCCGTCGAGCGCGTCGTGCTGAGTGCGCTGCAGTACGAGCTGCTGATCGCGGCGGACGGCGAGCGCACCCCGCCCACGCTCGCCCGGCTCCTCGGCCGGGCCGGTTACGTGACGCTCCAGCAGGTGCGCGAGCTGGCGGCGGCCGGCCTGATCATGACGCCGCCGGAGGAGCGCGCGCCCGGCGGGCGGGCCGCCGCGCGGCGTGGCGGCGGCGACCCGAAGGCGACGGTGGTCGCGAAGACACCGGCGGGCACGGCAGCACCGGGGGGCGCGGGAGCACCGGCAGGTGCCGGGGCACCGGCAGGTGCCGGGGCACCGCGCGCCGCGGTACCGGCGGCGTCCGAAACGGCACGGGTGGCGACCGCCGCCATCGTGATCCCGCCGCCCACAGTGGAGGAACCGACGGTCCGGCTCACGCCACGCGAGCCGTTCAGACCACGGAAGCCGGCCACGTCGCGCGAGCCGCACACCCAGTGCGAGCCGCACACCCAGCGCGAGCCGGCCACGCCACGCGAGCCGGCCACGCCACGCGAGCCGGCCACGCCCGAGACGGCGGGACCCCCGGCCGACACCGCGAGAGTCCCGGCCGAGGTGGCGAGGACCGCGCCCGGCACGGCGAGACCCCCGGCCGAGACGTCGGGGCCCGCGGCCGACACGGTGCGGTTGCCGCGCAAGGGTGGCGGGCGGCGGCGGGCCGGGAACCGGGCCGCGGCCGCGGCCGCGGTACCCACCGAGGGGCTGCCGCGCCGCAGTCCCGGGGAGCAGATGCCGAGCGGTGCCGGTGACGTGCGGACCGCGCCGGACGGTGGCCCGCTGCGCGGCGACGCCCCGGACGAGGCCCTGCTCACGCGCATCCGCAGCGCGCTGAAGGCGTTGCGGTGA